The DNA window ATGATCTGAAATACTTGTTAGCCTTGATGTTGGAATGCACTTTAAATGTCATCCCTACTGTGCAtgtatgtgaatgtgtgtgtctgtggctttaatgctaatgagcagtGTGTGTCTCCAAAAAAATGGAGTACTTTGGACGTATACACTAACAATGCAGTAAGGTGATAAATGCCATATATCACAACAACGTAGTAACGTGCGGGAGGACACAAAcactagcaacactagcatagcttaCATTACATATtaacatcatgctagcttagcatattcgttgaagaaaaaaatacattcagcaATTTAAGATGTGTGGAGAAGCCTGCTCTTTTCCAAAGTGGTGGAGGTGGTCTCGGCTAGCTCGGGGCGGGTCAGACGTAGAATCGTTTCCATGAGgaaggagccaatcacagggcacatatagacaaacaaccattcacacatggatgaatggatggatggatggaatgaaggatggatgagtgaatgatggatgggtggatggatggatggatggatggatggatgggtgggtgggtgggtggatggtcgatggtggatggatgatggatggacagatggatggaaggaaggatggatgagggaaaaatggatggatggatggatgggtgggtggatggaaggaaggatggatgggtggatgatgtaTGAGTGGCtgggtgaatggatgggtggatgggtggatggatggaaggatggatgggtggatggatggatggatagatgggtggatgatagatggatggaaggaaggatcaATGagggaaggatgaatggatggatggatggatgggtggatgatggatgaacagatggatggacacattcatacctatggacaatttggagtcgccaattaacctagcatgtttttggaatgtgggaggaaaccggagtatcaaaagaaaagccacgcacgcacaaggagaacatgcaaactccacactgagatccccaagcggagaatccaGCCCAGGTCTTCATTAGGCCCTAATGCAGACATGTGTATTCCCTACAAGGGAATTTTACATAATAGGACACATTTAACCACCGTCTGGGAATGTGGTGTGTGATGTTTAGAAGTCAGATACTTGCTTTTTTCCGACTCTTCCAAGCGCTGCCCCCATGGGAATAAGTCTTCTTTTCCCACTTGAGAGAAACCATCCCTCGGGTCTGCAGCAGGGTGGCGCACACCTCCCTCATGAGACGTGAAACCTGAGACAGCTGCGACAGAGTGAAAGTGTCGAGGTGTCTGGCGATGTGCTGCAGGATCTCCAGGGGCAGGCGGCTGAGGGGGTCGgggtggcgtgaggttttgacAACTTCAAGCAGTCCTGATGGGACATCTGGCTGGATGACTACCTTGTTGGCCCCATGGTGATATTTGACTTCCGCTTGTTGACCGGCGGGGTGAAGCCTGGTCTGGGCAAAAGTACAGCCGAGGTACGCCAGGGGGCACCGTTGCTGGAACCATCCATCCAGACCGGCCTGGATGTCAGAGTGCATGTTCCTGAAGTGGGAGCGGTATTCATCCCGGCGGAAGAAGAGACCGCACTTGTAGCTGAAAGCTGAGCTGGTCTTGTTGTGTCTCCTGGTGACAGATTCGGTTTCTGTTTGGAGATACAGACAGTGAGGTTTTCCCGCTATAAGATCTCCAAGCGAGGCCTCGGCTTTGAAAGGAGCCAAACTGAAGATATACGTTTGTGTCCCTATGTCAACGTACAGAGCGTCAGTGCTGGCGCTTTCAGAGATGGAATGACCTTTGAGTTCTTTCTCCAGGCAGCACAGCAGTGTGGACCTGACCTCGTCGCTCTTTGGGAGGTCCTCAAGGCAGAGGCCCAGATCTGCCGTGTCCACACATTGGTGCGAGACCTGGGTTTTGCGACTCGGGTCCTTCAGGTGGCAGCGCTTGGCTCGATAGCTGGTAGGAACTTTGAAGGAGCGAATAGTCTTCACCTCGATGGGTTCCAGGTTGCCGTAGACGAAATCCTTCTCCCTCGGCGTGCAGGCAGCAAGTTGGCCGAAGTTGATGAGCATGGCGCCGTTGTGCACCAAATACATGTTATACTCGGCTATGTTGGCCTCCTTGCCCAACCGCTCCAGGACCCCATCCTGCCACGGTGCCAGGCCAGTTGCCCCGGTCATGCTGGGAGAAGCAGAGCTTTCTCTCTTCTCGATCTCCTCACGTCTGACATTTGTGGTGGTCTGGTCACAGCCGTTCATTTCCTTCTTGAAGATCCTCTCCCAGGAGATGTAGTTCTCCAGGCTGTCCACATCTTTGCTTTTGGCCAGGGTTTCCCGCTCCCTGTCCTTGACTTCGTCTTGTCGCATCAGTGTGCAAACATTTTGTGGACCTTCAGAGTCTAAACAAGGGGAAGCTTCACACTCATCCTCAAAGACGCCAACATCTGAAAGGTGAGTGTCATCTTCTGTAAATTCAGGGAAGATGTTCTTCATCTTGATGGACTCAAACAGCAGCTCTTGATCCCTCAGAGCCAAAGCAACATCAAGATGGGGATGGCTTTGTTCCGCCACGTTCCTGTAGAAGCTGGAGTCTGTGTCGGGAACAGGCCAGCGGTTCCACTCCTGAGAGCAACTGACCACGCTGGCAGGACACACTTCCAAGTGCTGGGCCCGCCTGTGGCGCGGCATGGCGAGCGGGCAGCCGTAGCCGGCGTTGAGGCAGGTCACCGTCTCGTTGGGGCACAGAAGGAGGTGCTCCTCTTCCTTGCAGGCGTGGAGAGCGGCGCCGCAGTTGTTGGGACACTTGACCATCAAGCAGCCGATGGAGATCCACGGAGGAACCTGGCAGTGGGCGTCGAAACAGCGCTCACAGTGCTCATGGCGCACCGCTGGCATCCTCCTGCATCCTCGCCGGAAAACACCACGTAGATCAGTCATCAGAAACTTTACTAGTGATCATTTACCGTTGGCACACTTTGGACTATAGAACATAAGGATGAAAGATTATGTGTATAGTGACAATAAAGGCaatctattctattctattctattctatggATCTCACAAGCCCCTTTCTAATTACACAATGTCATGAAATTCATCCAAAGTTCTAACAGTTCAACAATATTGAAGAGTAAAGGTGTAAAAGTGGCACTTTCATCTTCTACTATTTGTATTAGCATCATATTAGCATTCGAAACGACAAATGGATCAGTGAATCAGTCTTTATCAAGCGTGATGGAGAGATAAAATGCTGCAAAACCAAAAGGACAGCAAGAAGAGCAACTATTTCTCACCCTTGTGTTGTTGACGCGGAGCAGTTGGGACTGACCTCTGCACCGCAGTGTCTGCACGCCTTTTAAAGATCAATCAAGTATTAATAGACATGACAGCACCGCCATTGTCTCTTTAGGAGGCAAGGTCAAGTTACagccatcaccatcatcaccgacacgtgtgtgtgtgtgtgtatgtgtgtgtgtgtgtgtgtgtgtgtgtgataagcCAAGCGCTAAACACTTTACTGGAGTCTGTCACTGTGGAATGTTTACCAGCAGCTCCAACTGTTATGACTTATGGTATATTCATATACATTCATAGTCATATATGCAGACACGGTGTTATATTATCACATGGATGCTTATATGCAATAAATAGTgtatattatatgattatattatctTACTAGATGAAATTAGTATGCATCGTGGAGTTTTGTGTTGACTTCTCttttccactagatggcagtctCCTttcactaaaaataaaaatctatttctgttttcttctgctgtttGTTGGAAAGCTCAATTGCTGGTTCAGTCCCAGTTTTTCAgttgtgtagtgtagtgtagtgttgtGTAAATGTGTGATTAGTTgcgatttattcattcatcattgttttttttttggacagaaaGGACAAAATATTCTTGTATGAGTAAGTATAAGTACAAGTAATAGTACTAGAACATAAGCTTTTATTTACAATCGTGTCTGAATCAGgcggtcctgatgctgcgtcatcagcaGGCGCCCTTTGAGTGCCTTGGAGGTGGGAAAGCACGACACAAGTCAAAGACCATAATActaatttatttttgctttagtTCTGCTGCTGTAAGGAGCATAGATGCTGGGATTCAAGTCTTATACTGCATTCAGTCTTATACTACacgatactatactatataacaCAATATCATACCATACTATAGTGTGTACGCTATAGTGCACGGTACTATGCTATACTTGCATTGTACCATGTGGTACTATACAGTACTGCACCATATTATACTACACTATACTGTAATACACTACATGGTACTGTATAATACTATGCTATACTATACAGAGCTATACTATAAACTAGCTTGCTATACTTCATGTCAACAGCCAGAGTGTGCAACTTTGTACTGCATTGTTTGTgctggatgtttgtgccacatagaaaagTGCAGCTTTCCACTTTGGATTCTTATTTGGGAATTTAGCAAGACTAACATGTCCTACTTGTTGATGCTAGGAGAACATCTTTGATTTtctgaaatgaataaatacagcCTCCAACTGAGTATTTGTT is part of the Doryrhamphus excisus isolate RoL2022-K1 chromosome 8, RoL_Dexc_1.0, whole genome shotgun sequence genome and encodes:
- the LOC131134886 gene encoding F-box only protein 40, with the protein product MTDLRGVFRRGCRRMPAVRHEHCERCFDAHCQVPPWISIGCLMVKCPNNCGAALHACKEEEHLLLCPNETVTCLNAGYGCPLAMPRHRRAQHLEVCPASVVSCSQEWNRWPVPDTDSSFYRNVAEQSHPHLDVALALRDQELLFESIKMKNIFPEFTEDDTHLSDVGVFEDECEASPCLDSEGPQNVCTLMRQDEVKDRERETLAKSKDVDSLENYISWERIFKKEMNGCDQTTTNVRREEIEKRESSASPSMTGATGLAPWQDGVLERLGKEANIAEYNMYLVHNGAMLINFGQLAACTPREKDFVYGNLEPIEVKTIRSFKVPTSYRAKRCHLKDPSRKTQVSHQCVDTADLGLCLEDLPKSDEVRSTLLCCLEKELKGHSISESASTDALYVDIGTQTYIFSLAPFKAEASLGDLIAGKPHCLYLQTETESVTRRHNKTSSAFSYKCGLFFRRDEYRSHFRNMHSDIQAGLDGWFQQRCPLAYLGCTFAQTRLHPAGQQAEVKYHHGANKVVIQPDVPSGLLEVVKTSRHPDPLSRLPLEILQHIARHLDTFTLSQLSQVSRLMREVCATLLQTRGMVSLKWEKKTYSHGGSAWKSRKKVWEFSSLFAPVERWSFSDTPSMAEHLHMCCFYQRDARTQPVALRGLSERQERAPSGAVALLQRGQVSGVVLATAEKPKMKKWSLTETDVEI